From Kiritimatiellales bacterium, a single genomic window includes:
- a CDS encoding Vpu: MGILKILIIVNCVILITGLVLGSLALRDWKKLKRANKELLERIERHAERNGAESD, translated from the coding sequence ATGGGCATTTTAAAAATTTTAATCATAGTTAATTGCGTTATATTGATTACAGGGCTTGTTCTTGGCAGCCTGGCTCTGCGTGACTGGAAAAAGTTGAAGCGCGCGAATAAAGAACTTCTAGAACGGATAGAACGTCATGCAGAGCGCAACGGAGCAGAATCAGACTGA
- the ssb gene encoding single-stranded DNA-binding protein: MNRVILKGNLTRDPEIRRTQDGTAVCEIGLAVNEKFKNKAGEVKDRVLFIDVNFWGKRAECIEQYFEKGSPVIVEGKLQLDQWENDKGEKRSKITVRGENFDFCERSKNKPAPDDGDIPAPVSDDDIPF, encoded by the coding sequence ATGAATAGAGTTATATTGAAAGGCAATCTGACCCGCGACCCTGAAATCCGCCGCACACAGGACGGCACGGCCGTTTGTGAAATCGGCTTGGCAGTGAATGAGAAGTTTAAAAATAAAGCCGGCGAGGTGAAAGACAGGGTTTTATTTATCGACGTCAACTTTTGGGGCAAGCGTGCGGAGTGCATTGAACAGTATTTTGAAAAAGGTTCTCCGGTTATTGTTGAGGGAAAACTTCAACTCGACCAATGGGAAAATGACAAAGGAGAGAAGCGTTCAAAAATCACTGTACGCGGTGAAAACTTTGATTTTTGCGAACGGTCAAAGAATAAGCCGGCCCCGGATGATGGTGATATCCCGGCGCCGGTATCGGACGACGATATTCCATTTTAA
- a CDS encoding type IV secretory system conjugative DNA transfer family protein: MIKFRGHTLVIGATGTGKGVLTASQARQWMAAGMKVYLLCNKQSEYDDFPADFKTMYQERFIEKVKELKAPEKGFVNTMCVIDEAWDWGWKGRGGLQFIPNASRAHGVEMWVQSQFPTQMAPTVRANCQNVFCFLLQEPSAVEWAGRSYGPEFKYVADLKPGQYIGKRGLNPPFTGWAWHTDANGNFKSV, from the coding sequence ATGATTAAGTTTCGCGGTCATACGCTGGTCATTGGCGCGACCGGCACCGGCAAGGGCGTTTTAACCGCTTCACAGGCGCGTCAATGGATGGCGGCGGGAATGAAAGTTTATCTGCTGTGTAATAAACAATCAGAGTATGATGATTTTCCGGCCGATTTTAAAACGATGTATCAGGAACGGTTTATTGAAAAAGTGAAAGAACTGAAAGCGCCGGAAAAAGGTTTCGTCAATACGATGTGCGTCATTGATGAAGCGTGGGACTGGGGTTGGAAAGGCAGGGGCGGGCTGCAATTCATTCCGAACGCTTCACGGGCGCACGGCGTGGAAATGTGGGTGCAAAGTCAATTCCCGACTCAAATGGCGCCGACGGTGCGCGCGAACTGCCAGAATGTTTTTTGCTTTTTGCTGCAGGAACCGTCGGCGGTGGAGTGGGCCGGCCGAAGCTACGGCCCTGAATTTAAATATGTCGCCGATTTGAAGCCCGGACAGTATATCGGCAAGCGCGGTTTAAATCCGCCGTTCACCGGCTGGGCGTGGCATACCGATGCAAACGGAAATTTTAAAAGCGTTTAA
- a CDS encoding type II toxin-antitoxin system VapB family antitoxin — translation MTTTVQISENLIKQAKKQTGNKTEKGAVEKAITQYLKYEKIRQEFTSLKHSVDMK, via the coding sequence ATGACAACCACAGTACAGATTAGTGAAAACTTAATAAAACAAGCCAAAAAACAAACCGGCAATAAAACAGAAAAAGGTGCAGTTGAAAAGGCGATTACTCAGTATCTGAAATATGAAAAAATCCGGCAGGAATTTACATCATTAAAACATTCGGTGGATATGAAATGA
- a CDS encoding PIN domain-containing protein — translation MSKALVDTDFLSEYFGRSHNLYSKKALEYLDFLFGTESVAVCGHVYQEILYGIRAGHVGRFLKIRNKLSPYVIIPTRKEYDLAIEISRKLTTSGIQMSIADIMNCSISISKGWTILAVDKDYENAEKVEKRIILNLFK, via the coding sequence ATGAGTAAAGCACTGGTTGACACGGATTTTTTGTCTGAATATTTTGGACGAAGCCATAACCTTTATTCAAAAAAGGCACTTGAGTATTTGGATTTTTTATTTGGAACAGAATCTGTTGCGGTGTGTGGACATGTATATCAGGAAATTTTATATGGTATACGAGCCGGACATGTTGGAAGATTTTTGAAAATTAGAAACAAACTTTCACCGTACGTCATTATTCCAACTCGTAAAGAGTATGATCTGGCGATAGAAATATCTAGAAAACTCACAACAAGCGGTATCCAGATGTCAATCGCTGATATTATGAACTGTTCAATATCTATATCAAAAGGCTGGACAATTTTGGCCGTAGACAAAGATTATGAAAATGCAGAAAAAGTTGAAAAACGAATCATTTTAAATCTTTTTAAATAA